A window of the Hordeum vulgare subsp. vulgare chromosome 5H, MorexV3_pseudomolecules_assembly, whole genome shotgun sequence genome harbors these coding sequences:
- the LOC123452423 gene encoding transcription factor MYB4-like — translation MGRAPCCDKASVKKGPWSPEEDATLKSYIEQNGTGGNWIALPQKIGLRRCGKSCRLRWLNYLRPNIRHGGFSDEEDRIILSLYISIGSRWSIIAAQLPGRTDNDIKNYWNTRLKKKLFGKQSRKDQRQHQFGRQGANGGHKEEASEGSAGNNGVAAGAYNWHQHTMAMPPHPMPGSMVEGNLIGEGVDESIRKLLFKLGGSSFAALPAPPCLPPPMYGEAPNFVAPSVHTAPLNEGGIHCSSVLPALELDESFQFNQVKLDGLECFFGMGDQSMRWNEVSPLVCPNTTVASSSQGMQQYCLLEEPVDLGLQ, via the exons ATGGGGAGAGCTCCGTGCTGCGACAAGGCGAGCGTGAAGAAGGGCCCAtggtcgccggaggaggacgCCACGCTCAAGTCCTACATCGAGCAGAACGGCACCGGCGGCAACTGGATCGCGCTGCCGCAGAAGATTG GCCTGAGGAGGTGTGGAAAGAGCTGCCGCCTCCGGTGGCTCAATTACCTCCGGCCGAACATAAGGCACGGTGGATTCTCAGATGAGGAGGATAGGATCATCCTCAGCCTCTACATCAGCATAGGCAGCAG GTGGTCGATAATAGCAGCACAGCTGCCGGGGAGGACGGACAATGACATCAAGAACTACTGGAACACGAGGCTCAAGAAGAAGCTCTTCGGCAAACAGTCGCGCAAGGACCAGAGGCAGCACCAGTTCGGACGCCAGGGAGCGAATGGCGGGCATAAGGAAGAAGCCAGCGAGGGCTCAGCCGGGAACAATGGAGTTGCTGCTGGTGCTTACAATTGGCACCAGCACACAATGGCCATGCCGCCCCATCCGATGCCGGGTTCAATGGTGGAAGGCAATCTTATCGGAGAAGGGGTGGATGAGtccatccggaagcttctgtttaagCTAGGAGGAAGCTCTTTTGCCGCCCTGCCAGCCCCGCCGTGCCTTCCTCCACCAATGTACGGGGAAGCTCCAAACTTCGTGGCGCCATCGGTGCACACGGCCCCTCTAAACGAAGGTGGCATCCACTGTTCTAGTGTGCTGCCTGCACTGGAGCTGGACGAGAGCTTCCAATTCAACCAGGTCAAGCTGGACGGGCTGGAATGCTTCTTCGGCATGGGGGACCAGAGCATGAGGTGGAATGAAGTGAGCCCCTTGGTCTGCCCTAACACTACTGTTGCGTCCAGCTCCCAAGGGATGCAGCAGTACTGCCTCCTAGAGGAGCCGGTCGACCTTGGGCTGCAGTAG